One window from the genome of Candidatus Bathyanammoxibius amoris encodes:
- a CDS encoding DUF2703 domain-containing protein: MSELEGALEEAGLPVRYEVILVNSQVEAEECRFIGSPTIRINDVDIEPEAAGVEKFSLCSCRPYFWKDKFYDYPPKDMILAAIRQRIGARSR, from the coding sequence ATGAGTGAACTGGAAGGAGCCTTGGAAGAAGCGGGATTACCTGTAAGATATGAGGTCATTCTTGTAAATAGCCAGGTGGAGGCGGAAGAATGTAGATTTATTGGCTCGCCAACCATAAGGATTAATGATGTCGATATTGAGCCAGAGGCTGCAGGTGTTGAGAAATTCAGCCTGTGCAGTTGCCGGCCCTATTTCTGGAAGGACAAATTTTACGACTACCCACCCAAGGATATGATTCTGGCTGCAATAAGGCAGCGCATAGGGGCAAGGAGCAGGTAA